A genomic segment from Spinacia oleracea cultivar Varoflay chromosome 3, BTI_SOV_V1, whole genome shotgun sequence encodes:
- the LOC110798574 gene encoding uncharacterized protein isoform X2 — MSVLNQLFSRGVLGTRCKTCLNLAISRIKLLQNRRDAQLKQMRKEIAQFLRTGQEAIARIRVEHVIREQNIWEAYEILEMFCEFVLARVPILESQRQCPSELQEAIASIIFAAPRCSDLPDLLQVKNLFTSKYGKEFISAVCELRPDTSVNRTIIEKLSANAPSAQLRLKLLKDIAKEYNVNWDSSETEVEFSKKHDDLLDSRRPIREDPSVSARPIQILHHNSSPSNGAQSVMPPTSTGKLSVRGLQISNYTDNQPVLSTDGTRVSNQSSRGESPVGDGKRDSGSHAADILEKARAAIASAERASAAAREAAQLVNVNFGSLKLEEGNGSVMLS; from the exons ATGTCAGTGTTGAATCAGCTCTTCAGTCGGGGTGTTCTCGGCACTAGATG CAAAACTTGCTTAAATTTGGCGATCTCCCGTATCAAATTGCTGCAAAATAGGAGAGATGCCCAGCTCAAGCAGATGCGCAAGGAGATAGCTCAGTTTTTGCGGACTGGCCAGGAAGCCATTGCTAGAATACGG GTGGAGCATGTTATACGAGAACAAAACATATGGGAAGCATATGagattttggagatgttctgtGAATTTGTTCTTGCACGTGTGCCTATTCTTGAAAGTCAGAG GCAATGTCCTTCAGAGTTACAGGAGGCTATAGCAAGCATAATATTTGCAGCTCCCAGGTGCTCTGATTTGCCGGACCTCCTGCAAGTTAAAAATCTGTTCACTTCAAAATATGGAAAGGAATTTATTTCAGCTGTCTGTGAACTCCGGCCTGATACTAGTGTTAACCGTACA ATAATTGAGAAACTTTCTGCTAATGCCCCATCTGCACAACTAAGACTCAAGCTTCTGAAGGATATTGCAAAAGAGTATAATGTCAACTGGGATTCTTCAGAAACTGAAGTAGAATTCAGTAAGAAACATGATGATCTCCTG GATAGTCGGAGGCCAATTCGTGAAGATCCTTCAGTTTCTGCACGTCCCATCCAGATATTGCATCATAATTCATCGCCTTCCAATGGGGCACAGTCTGTCATGCCTCCAACTTCAACAGGAAAACTGAGTGTACGAGGTCTTCAAATTTCTAACTATACCGACAACCAGCCAGTATTGAGTACCGATGGGACAAGGGTATCAAACCAAAGTAGCAGAGGGGAAAGCCCAGTTGGTGATGGTAAAAGGGATTCAGGATCACATGCTGCTGACATATTAGAGAAAGCTAGAGCTGCCATTGCCTCAGCGGAGCGGGCATCAGCTGCAGCCAGAGAAGCTGCACAATTGGTGAATGTAAATTTTGGGTCGTTGAAGTTAGAAGAAGGGAATGGCTCTGTTATGTTAAGTTGA
- the LOC110798574 gene encoding uncharacterized protein isoform X1: protein MSVLNQLFSRGVLGTRCKTCLNLAISRIKLLQNRRDAQLKQMRKEIAQFLRTGQEAIARIRVFAPCHVEHVIREQNIWEAYEILEMFCEFVLARVPILESQRQCPSELQEAIASIIFAAPRCSDLPDLLQVKNLFTSKYGKEFISAVCELRPDTSVNRTIIEKLSANAPSAQLRLKLLKDIAKEYNVNWDSSETEVEFSKKHDDLLDSRRPIREDPSVSARPIQILHHNSSPSNGAQSVMPPTSTGKLSVRGLQISNYTDNQPVLSTDGTRVSNQSSRGESPVGDGKRDSGSHAADILEKARAAIASAERASAAAREAAQLVNVNFGSLKLEEGNGSVMLS from the exons ATGTCAGTGTTGAATCAGCTCTTCAGTCGGGGTGTTCTCGGCACTAGATG CAAAACTTGCTTAAATTTGGCGATCTCCCGTATCAAATTGCTGCAAAATAGGAGAGATGCCCAGCTCAAGCAGATGCGCAAGGAGATAGCTCAGTTTTTGCGGACTGGCCAGGAAGCCATTGCTAGAATACGGGTATTTGCTCCATGTCAT GTGGAGCATGTTATACGAGAACAAAACATATGGGAAGCATATGagattttggagatgttctgtGAATTTGTTCTTGCACGTGTGCCTATTCTTGAAAGTCAGAG GCAATGTCCTTCAGAGTTACAGGAGGCTATAGCAAGCATAATATTTGCAGCTCCCAGGTGCTCTGATTTGCCGGACCTCCTGCAAGTTAAAAATCTGTTCACTTCAAAATATGGAAAGGAATTTATTTCAGCTGTCTGTGAACTCCGGCCTGATACTAGTGTTAACCGTACA ATAATTGAGAAACTTTCTGCTAATGCCCCATCTGCACAACTAAGACTCAAGCTTCTGAAGGATATTGCAAAAGAGTATAATGTCAACTGGGATTCTTCAGAAACTGAAGTAGAATTCAGTAAGAAACATGATGATCTCCTG GATAGTCGGAGGCCAATTCGTGAAGATCCTTCAGTTTCTGCACGTCCCATCCAGATATTGCATCATAATTCATCGCCTTCCAATGGGGCACAGTCTGTCATGCCTCCAACTTCAACAGGAAAACTGAGTGTACGAGGTCTTCAAATTTCTAACTATACCGACAACCAGCCAGTATTGAGTACCGATGGGACAAGGGTATCAAACCAAAGTAGCAGAGGGGAAAGCCCAGTTGGTGATGGTAAAAGGGATTCAGGATCACATGCTGCTGACATATTAGAGAAAGCTAGAGCTGCCATTGCCTCAGCGGAGCGGGCATCAGCTGCAGCCAGAGAAGCTGCACAATTGGTGAATGTAAATTTTGGGTCGTTGAAGTTAGAAGAAGGGAATGGCTCTGTTATGTTAAGTTGA